In the Vicinamibacterales bacterium genome, GCCCCGCGCACCTCGCCCACCAGGATGCGATCCGGCCGGTGTCGCAGCGTGGCCCGCACCAGGTCCGCGATGGTGACGGGCGGGAGCGGCGCCTCGTGTCCGAGCGGCGCCTGAGCCCGACGGGCCTCGAGTCTCAGGAGGTTCGGCTTGTCCAGGTGAATCTCGGCGGTTTCCTCGATCACCACGATGCGATCGGCGTCGGGGATTCCTGCGGCGAGGGCATTCAGGAGCGTCGTCTTCCCCGTGCCGGTGCCCCCTGAGATCAGGATGTTCTGCTGCGACTCGACGGCCTCGGCGAGTCGGGTGGCCAACGCGGGCGTGACCGCGCCCACCTCGACGAGGTCGTCGAGGGTGTACCGCCGCGTGAACTTCCGGATGGTGAGCGCCGGTCCGGCGACCGCGCACGGTGGGAACATCGCGGCGACCCGCGAGCCATCCTCGAGCCGCGCGTCGAGCAGCGGCTGCACCTCCGAGATCTCGTCCCCGCAGGCCCGTGCGATGTTCTTGATTGCGACGGTCAGATTCCGGGGCTCGAGC is a window encoding:
- a CDS encoding ATPase, T2SS/T4P/T4SS family; protein product: MSSLDRILPFLRPIEDLLVDPTVTEVMVNDGGRRVFVERDGALAPVPGRTLEPRNLTVAIKNIARACGDEISEVQPLLDARLEDGSRVAAMFPPCAVAGPALTIRKFTRRYTLDDLVEVGAVTPALATRLAEAVESQQNILISGGTGTGKTTLLNALAAGIPDADRIVVIEETAEIHLDKPNLLRLEARRAQAPLGHEAPLPPVTIADLVRATLRHRPDRILVGEVRGAEAFDLLQALNTGHLGSLTTIHANSAEQALTRLAHCVLTANVGLPHRSIREAIALAIHLVVHVARRGSRRRVTEMVAVDRYDGDTDRFVLERRYDAEDGQERAV